In Gemmatimonadaceae bacterium, the following proteins share a genomic window:
- a CDS encoding class I SAM-dependent methyltransferase: MNAGFSDHFARQAGGYAAFRPQYPVAMIASIAALAPSRARCWDVGTGNGQAALQLAVHFDEVVATDASARQLEHAVPHPRVTYRVAPAEHAPLADASVDLVTVAQALHWFDLAGFYREVQRVARPGAAIAAWSYDLLTVDDSVDAAVRWFYAERVGRYWPPERRHVESRYATLDFPFAPLPVEAPPIEAWLDRDGLVGFIGSWSALARAREGEGGDPLEEFALRLASAWPDANERRLVRWPVVALAGRVREAR; this comes from the coding sequence ATGAACGCCGGATTCAGCGACCACTTTGCGCGCCAGGCCGGGGGATACGCGGCCTTTCGACCGCAATACCCGGTGGCAATGATCGCGTCCATTGCGGCGCTGGCGCCATCGCGCGCACGCTGCTGGGATGTGGGGACCGGGAATGGGCAGGCGGCGCTGCAGCTGGCGGTGCACTTCGACGAGGTGGTGGCGACCGATGCCAGCGCGCGCCAGCTCGAGCACGCCGTGCCACACCCGCGCGTGACGTACCGGGTGGCCCCCGCCGAGCACGCGCCGCTCGCCGACGCGTCGGTCGACCTGGTGACGGTGGCGCAGGCGCTGCACTGGTTCGACCTTGCCGGCTTCTACCGTGAGGTGCAACGCGTGGCGCGCCCCGGGGCGGCCATTGCCGCGTGGAGCTACGACCTGCTCACGGTCGACGATTCCGTCGATGCGGCGGTGCGCTGGTTCTACGCCGAGCGCGTGGGGCGCTACTGGCCACCGGAGCGGCGGCACGTCGAGTCGCGCTACGCCACGCTCGACTTCCCCTTTGCCCCGCTCCCCGTGGAGGCGCCGCCGATCGAGGCGTGGCTCGATCGCGACGGGTTGGTCGGCTTCATCGGGAGCTGGTCGGCGCTCGCGCGGGCCCGGGAGGGCGAGGGTGGGGACCCGCTGGAGGAGTTTGCGCTACGGCTGGCTAGCGCGTGGCCCGACGCAAACGAGCGGCGACTCGTGCGGTGGCCGGTGGTCGCGCTGGCGGGGCGGGTGCGCGAGGCGCGTTAG
- a CDS encoding OsmC family protein, producing MHHHFHLSLRWTGNLGSGTATYRGYSRDHEYFAGDKPLLPGSSDAAFRGDATRYNPEELLVGSLASCHMLWFLHLCADAGVVVERYEDSPEATLVIAPDGGGRFTDAVLRPRASFRGAPDAALIRQLHERAHELCFLANSMNFPVRVEPAAP from the coding sequence GTGCACCACCACTTCCACCTCAGCCTCCGCTGGACCGGCAACCTCGGCTCCGGCACGGCGACCTATCGCGGCTACAGCCGGGATCACGAGTACTTCGCCGGTGACAAGCCGCTCCTGCCCGGGTCGTCCGATGCCGCGTTTCGCGGCGACGCGACGCGCTACAACCCGGAGGAGCTCCTCGTGGGGTCGCTCGCGTCGTGCCACATGCTCTGGTTCCTGCACCTCTGCGCCGACGCCGGCGTGGTGGTGGAGCGATATGAAGACTCCCCTGAGGCGACGCTGGTCATTGCACCCGACGGCGGGGGGCGATTCACCGACGCGGTCCTGCGTCCCCGCGCCTCGTTCCGCGGCGCCCCCGACGCAGCCCTCATCCGTCAGCTGCACGAGCGGGCGCACGAGCTGTGCTTCCTCGCCAACTCGATGAACTTCCCCGTGCGGGTGGAGCCCGCGGCTCCCTGA
- a CDS encoding pyridoxamine 5'-phosphate oxidase family protein translates to MRVHPERTAPDEIGAILRDGLVAHVGIADDEGPVVIPMTYAVHASRPRTIYIHGAHHSRLMQHLATGKAVCVSVTLVDGLVYSRTALYHSVNYRSAVCFGVGRVVVDREEQLLASYALIERYFPGRREGVDYDAIPEVHLTGTAYVAIDVTDASAKVRRGGPKGPRDGDPTAPGSAGVIEFSPAR, encoded by the coding sequence GTGCGCGTACATCCAGAGAGGACCGCGCCCGACGAGATCGGCGCCATCCTGCGCGACGGGCTGGTGGCGCACGTGGGCATTGCCGACGATGAGGGGCCGGTCGTGATCCCGATGACGTATGCGGTTCACGCCTCGCGCCCGCGGACCATCTACATCCACGGGGCGCACCACTCGCGCCTCATGCAGCACCTGGCGACGGGGAAGGCGGTGTGCGTGTCGGTGACGCTGGTCGACGGGTTGGTCTACTCGCGGACGGCGCTCTATCACTCGGTGAACTACCGCAGCGCGGTCTGTTTCGGGGTGGGGCGCGTGGTGGTCGATCGCGAGGAGCAGCTATTGGCCTCGTACGCGCTCATCGAGCGCTACTTCCCCGGCCGCCGGGAGGGCGTCGACTACGATGCGATCCCCGAGGTGCACCTGACGGGGACGGCCTACGTGGCGATCGACGTGACCGACGCGAGCGCCAAGGTGCGGCGCGGCGGCCCCAAGGGCCCGCGCGACGGCGACCCCACGGCTCCCGGCAGCGCCGGTGTCATTGAATTCTCCCCGGCGCGCTAG
- a CDS encoding PLP-dependent aminotransferase family protein, translating to MTRRRSTTPLAVALDPRAGVPLQRQLYEALRDAILDRRLAPGTRLPGSRALAESLEVSRTTVALVFEQLGAEGYLRGEARSGTFVARVLPDVHLRAAPRPTAEGGPSHRRRASRSAPMDRSGRASPPSPTPALLATPATPTTRTEHGTPATPALSRRGLLLAGLSITSSPMHALTGARAFRLGTPALEQVPLQLWGRLLSRRWRRLTAPQLAYAEPFGAPVLREAIASYVRHARAVRCEGDQVIVVSGAQQAFDLCARVLLDPGDGAAIEDPGYRGARAALVASGATLVPVPVDHDGLDVDSLDALPVAPRLACVTPSHQFPLGVTLSAARRLALLDWARRHSAWIVEDDFDSEYRFRGRPLPSLQGMDRDGRVVYVGTFSKTLFPALRLGYLIAPSSLVDAFARARAAVDRHPSTLEQLVLADFIADGHLARHVRRMRALYAERQETLLALLSERAHWLEPTPVDAGMHLVAWLPPSCNDQRLAARALDAGVVASALGTLSLAPLTRGALLLGFAGFDGDAMSRALDVLGRVAREAGVAQ from the coding sequence ATGACTCGGCGCAGATCGACCACGCCGCTTGCCGTCGCGCTCGATCCGCGCGCCGGGGTCCCGCTCCAGCGGCAGCTCTATGAAGCACTGCGCGATGCGATCCTCGATCGGCGCCTCGCACCAGGGACGCGCCTCCCCGGCTCGCGCGCCCTGGCCGAGTCGCTCGAAGTCTCGCGCACCACCGTGGCGCTCGTCTTCGAGCAGCTGGGGGCCGAGGGATACCTGCGCGGCGAGGCACGCTCAGGGACGTTCGTGGCGCGCGTCCTCCCCGATGTCCACCTGCGGGCCGCCCCACGCCCGACCGCCGAGGGCGGCCCCTCGCACCGCCGTCGCGCCTCACGCAGCGCGCCGATGGACCGCTCGGGACGCGCTTCGCCACCTTCGCCCACGCCCGCCCTGCTCGCCACGCCCGCCACACCAACCACGCGCACCGAGCACGGCACGCCCGCCACGCCCGCACTCTCACGGCGCGGGTTGCTGCTGGCGGGGTTGTCGATCACCTCGTCGCCAATGCACGCCCTCACCGGGGCGCGCGCGTTCCGGCTCGGGACGCCGGCGCTCGAGCAGGTGCCGTTGCAGCTGTGGGGGCGCCTCCTCTCGCGGCGGTGGCGGCGACTCACCGCGCCCCAACTGGCGTATGCCGAACCGTTCGGTGCCCCCGTGTTGCGCGAGGCGATCGCGAGCTACGTGCGGCACGCGCGCGCGGTGCGCTGCGAGGGCGACCAGGTCATCGTCGTCAGCGGCGCCCAGCAGGCGTTCGATCTCTGTGCCCGCGTTCTCCTCGACCCGGGCGACGGCGCCGCCATCGAGGACCCCGGCTACCGCGGAGCGCGCGCCGCGCTCGTCGCCTCCGGTGCCACCCTCGTCCCCGTCCCGGTCGACCACGACGGCCTCGACGTGGATTCGCTCGACGCGCTCCCGGTGGCGCCGCGCCTCGCCTGCGTCACGCCGTCACACCAGTTCCCGTTAGGCGTCACGCTCAGCGCGGCCCGGCGCCTGGCGCTCCTCGACTGGGCACGCCGCCACTCGGCATGGATCGTCGAGGACGACTTCGACAGCGAGTACCGCTTTCGCGGGCGCCCGCTCCCTTCGCTGCAGGGCATGGATCGCGACGGACGCGTGGTCTACGTGGGGACGTTCAGCAAGACGCTCTTTCCCGCGTTGCGCCTGGGCTACCTCATTGCACCGAGCTCCCTCGTGGACGCCTTCGCCCGCGCCCGCGCCGCGGTCGATCGACACCCCTCCACGCTGGAGCAGCTCGTCCTGGCCGACTTCATCGCCGACGGCCATCTCGCGCGGCATGTGCGCCGCATGCGCGCCCTCTACGCCGAGCGACAGGAGACGCTGCTCGCGCTCCTGTCGGAACGCGCCCACTGGCTCGAACCGACGCCGGTCGATGCGGGGATGCACCTGGTGGCGTGGCTGCCGCCCTCGTGCAACGACCAGCGACTCGCGGCACGCGCGCTGGACGCCGGCGTGGTGGCATCGGCGCTTGGCACGTTGAGTCTCGCACCGCTGACGCGCGGTGCACTCCTCCTTGGATTCGCCGGATTCGATGGTGACGCCATGTCGCGCGCGCTCGACGTGCTGGGTCGCGTGGCGCGCGAGGCAGGGGTTGCCCAGTAG
- a CDS encoding cysteine hydrolase produces MLPRSRPLVGWVVDVQHDFMRPDGRLYVHDLFDASDAGATKATPAIVRTVAWMRAHCDVVVFTGDWHDYGDREIDPVSPDPTRGTYPPHCMGLSADESERSGAAIIPEIDPGSEVLILPRDANDALARSVAQRAVDERRAVFVQKREFSVFEGNDGANAFVEALRQALGGQPRFVVCGVATDVCVKQAVDGLLDRSLPVTVVRDATWSLGLLDEAATFGAWQARGATLAASPDPATGP; encoded by the coding sequence ATGTTGCCGCGCTCTAGGCCCCTCGTCGGCTGGGTGGTCGACGTGCAGCACGACTTCATGCGTCCCGACGGGCGGCTCTACGTCCACGACCTGTTTGACGCCAGCGACGCCGGCGCCACGAAGGCAACGCCGGCCATCGTGCGCACCGTGGCGTGGATGCGTGCGCATTGCGACGTCGTCGTCTTCACGGGCGATTGGCACGACTACGGCGATCGTGAGATCGACCCCGTTTCCCCCGATCCCACCAGGGGGACGTATCCGCCGCACTGCATGGGACTCTCCGCAGACGAGTCGGAGCGGAGTGGCGCCGCGATCATTCCCGAGATCGATCCGGGGAGCGAGGTGCTCATCCTTCCCCGCGACGCGAACGACGCGTTGGCGCGATCGGTGGCGCAGCGCGCCGTCGACGAACGGCGCGCGGTGTTCGTGCAGAAGCGCGAGTTCTCGGTCTTCGAGGGGAACGACGGAGCGAACGCCTTCGTGGAGGCGTTGCGCCAGGCACTCGGCGGTCAGCCGCGCTTCGTCGTGTGCGGCGTGGCCACCGACGTCTGCGTGAAGCAGGCGGTCGATGGCCTCCTGGATCGATCGCTCCCGGTTACCGTCGTGCGCGATGCGACGTGGTCGCTCGGCCTTCTGGATGAAGCGGCGACGTTCGGGGCGTGGCAGGCGCGCGGTGCGACGCTCGCGGCATCGCCGGACCCGGCAACGGGGCCCTGA
- a CDS encoding aminotransferase class I/II-fold pyridoxal phosphate-dependent enzyme, with the protein MSTPVGTLEGSAILKIAGEIRQRVAAGEKVCNLTVGDFDPRQFRIPASLEQGIAHALARGETNYPPGAGLPALRDAVLAYYERSLGLRYPPESVIVTSGSRPGVYGTYATLVDPGDRVVYPAPSWNNNYYCHMVGAVADPVSTTAEESFMPSAEVLAPHLRGARMLALNSPLNPCGTVFTAESLGTICDLVLEENARRSRSERPLYLMYDQVYWQLTFGDTVHVDPVTLRPEIAKYTILIDGISKAFAATGVRVGWVLGPTDVMESMNNFLSHVGTWAPRAEQVATAALLLSEDAIADFRRQLIAGVQARLDALYGGISALKAQGFAVDAIAPQGAIYLSARFNLYGKTTPHGDVLRTSEDIRGWLLREAGLAVVPFHAFGAEGESGWCRLSVGAVSVEDISAALPRLAAGLAALG; encoded by the coding sequence GTGTCGACCCCAGTCGGGACGCTGGAAGGGTCGGCGATTCTCAAGATCGCCGGCGAGATCCGCCAGCGTGTCGCGGCCGGGGAGAAGGTCTGCAACCTGACGGTGGGCGATTTCGACCCGCGCCAGTTCCGCATCCCCGCCTCGCTGGAGCAGGGGATCGCGCACGCACTCGCGCGCGGCGAGACAAACTATCCGCCGGGGGCCGGCCTTCCCGCGCTGCGCGATGCGGTGCTGGCGTACTATGAGCGCTCGTTAGGGCTGCGCTACCCGCCGGAGTCGGTCATCGTCACCTCGGGGTCGCGCCCCGGGGTGTACGGGACGTATGCGACGCTGGTAGACCCGGGCGATCGCGTGGTGTACCCCGCGCCCAGTTGGAACAACAACTACTACTGCCACATGGTTGGCGCGGTGGCGGACCCGGTCTCGACGACCGCCGAGGAGTCGTTCATGCCGTCGGCGGAGGTGTTGGCGCCGCACCTGCGCGGGGCGCGGATGCTCGCGCTCAACTCGCCGCTCAATCCCTGCGGCACCGTGTTCACCGCCGAGTCGTTAGGCACCATCTGCGACCTCGTGCTGGAGGAGAACGCGCGGCGCTCGCGCTCGGAGCGCCCGCTGTACCTCATGTACGACCAGGTGTACTGGCAGCTCACCTTCGGCGACACGGTGCACGTGGATCCCGTTACGCTGCGTCCCGAGATCGCGAAGTACACGATCCTCATCGACGGCATCTCGAAGGCGTTTGCCGCCACCGGGGTGCGGGTGGGGTGGGTGCTGGGCCCCACCGACGTGATGGAGTCGATGAACAACTTCCTGAGTCACGTGGGGACCTGGGCACCGCGCGCCGAGCAGGTGGCAACGGCGGCGCTCCTCCTTTCGGAGGACGCGATCGCCGATTTCCGGCGCCAGCTCATTGCCGGCGTGCAGGCGCGGCTCGATGCGCTCTATGGCGGGATCTCGGCGCTCAAGGCGCAGGGCTTTGCCGTCGACGCGATCGCGCCGCAGGGGGCCATCTACCTCAGCGCCCGCTTCAACTTGTACGGCAAGACGACGCCACACGGTGACGTCCTGAGGACGAGCGAGGACATTCGCGGCTGGCTGCTGCGTGAGGCGGGGCTCGCCGTCGTCCCCTTCCACGCCTTTGGGGCTGAGGGCGAAAGCGGCTGGTGCCGCCTCTCGGTGGGCGCGGTGAGCGTCGAGGACATCTCGGCGGCGCTGCCGCGCCTGGCCGCCGGACTCGCTGCGCTTGGTTAG
- a CDS encoding phosphodiester glycosidase family protein: MAPATAVEAISCNPAAEPAYGLAPRLEWRGDEVQWSTWPVRLGERGIPVRLVVVTFDPRRLRLSLDLVQKDGVLQPWHLGVAPADARVALNAGQFGDDGPWGWVVHRGREWQAPGSGTLAGALVTDTAGAVDIIAPGDIAQWRGTPALREALQSYPLLLTGDGAPPAALCPATAQVDLTHRDTRLAIGIRRDGRVVIALSRYAGGTLPDRTPIGPTTPEMAEAMRRLGAVRALMLDGGLSAQLLVRERAGAAPRRWQGLRNVPLALVAGK, encoded by the coding sequence ATGGCGCCCGCCACCGCGGTGGAGGCCATCAGCTGCAACCCTGCCGCCGAGCCGGCCTACGGCCTCGCTCCACGGCTCGAATGGCGTGGCGACGAGGTGCAGTGGAGCACGTGGCCCGTGCGTCTCGGCGAGCGCGGCATCCCGGTGCGCCTCGTGGTGGTCACGTTCGATCCCCGGCGGCTGCGCCTCTCGCTCGACCTCGTGCAGAAGGACGGCGTTCTCCAGCCCTGGCATCTCGGCGTCGCGCCCGCGGACGCGCGCGTCGCGCTCAACGCCGGGCAGTTCGGTGACGACGGCCCATGGGGATGGGTCGTGCATCGCGGGCGCGAGTGGCAAGCGCCGGGGAGTGGCACGCTCGCCGGTGCCCTGGTGACAGATACCGCTGGCGCGGTCGACATCATCGCCCCGGGCGACATCGCACAATGGCGCGGCACTCCCGCGCTGCGCGAGGCGCTGCAGTCCTATCCGTTGCTCCTGACGGGTGACGGCGCCCCGCCCGCGGCCCTGTGCCCCGCCACCGCGCAGGTGGATCTCACGCATCGCGACACCCGTCTCGCCATCGGCATCCGTCGCGACGGCCGGGTGGTCATCGCCCTCTCGCGTTATGCGGGCGGCACGCTCCCCGACCGCACCCCCATTGGCCCCACCACGCCGGAGATGGCGGAAGCGATGCGACGACTGGGTGCGGTCCGCGCGCTGATGCTCGATGGCGGCCTCTCGGCGCAACTCCTCGTGCGCGAGCGGGCCGGTGCGGCGCCGCGGAGGTGGCAGGGGCTGCGCAACGTTCCCCTCGCGCTCGTGGCCGGGAAGTAA
- a CDS encoding metalloregulator ArsR/SmtB family transcription factor, producing the protein MAAPATLDHLSTLADSTRSRLLLVLERHEMAVTELCAVLQLPQSTISRHLKVLGDERWVESRAEGTSRVYRLAATPDEWAARLWPVVRESVQRTAIAEQDLAREGAVLASRRTRAREFFATVAGEWESVRTELFGDSLDLRLALSLLEPEAVVGDLGCGTGHLTSLVAPHVARVISVDGSEEMLAAARARVSGMANVELHLGDLEALPLGDGVLDMAIHSLVLHYVADPGGAIAEAARVLRPGGRLVVLDMMPHERDDLQQRMGHVWRGFPELQLAAWFAAAGLEQRRYTALPVDQSARGPTLFTASARKPPLAQPSDH; encoded by the coding sequence ATGGCGGCACCTGCGACCCTCGACCATCTCAGCACTCTCGCCGACTCCACCCGGAGCCGGCTGTTGCTCGTGCTCGAACGCCACGAGATGGCGGTCACGGAACTCTGTGCCGTGCTTCAACTTCCCCAGTCCACCATCTCGCGCCACCTCAAGGTGCTGGGCGATGAACGCTGGGTGGAGAGCCGCGCCGAGGGGACGTCGCGCGTGTACCGGCTTGCCGCCACCCCCGACGAATGGGCGGCGCGACTGTGGCCCGTCGTCCGCGAGAGCGTCCAGCGAACGGCGATCGCGGAGCAGGACCTGGCGCGGGAGGGGGCGGTCCTCGCCAGCCGCCGGACACGCGCCCGCGAGTTCTTCGCGACAGTGGCGGGGGAGTGGGAGTCGGTGCGCACCGAACTGTTTGGCGACTCGCTCGACCTCCGGTTGGCGCTCTCGCTCCTCGAGCCGGAGGCGGTGGTCGGAGATCTGGGGTGCGGGACCGGTCATCTCACCTCGCTCGTTGCCCCGCACGTGGCGAGGGTGATCTCGGTTGACGGTTCGGAAGAGATGCTCGCCGCGGCGCGCGCGCGCGTGAGCGGGATGGCCAACGTGGAGTTGCATCTCGGCGACCTCGAGGCGCTCCCGCTGGGCGACGGCGTGCTGGACATGGCGATCCACTCCCTGGTGCTGCACTACGTGGCCGACCCGGGCGGTGCCATCGCCGAGGCGGCGCGCGTGCTGCGACCGGGCGGCCGGTTGGTCGTCCTCGACATGATGCCGCACGAGCGGGATGACCTGCAGCAGCGCATGGGGCACGTGTGGCGCGGTTTCCCGGAATTGCAGCTGGCCGCGTGGTTCGCCGCGGCCGGACTGGAGCAACGGCGCTACACCGCGCTCCCCGTCGACCAATCGGCGCGCGGACCAACGCTCTTCACCGCCAGCGCGCGCAAGCCACCCCTCGCACAACCGTCAGACCACTAG
- a CDS encoding adenosylhomocysteinase: MNSPLDRPAFKVKDLSLAEWGRKEIRLAEHEMPGLMAIRGEHKGKFPLKGARIMGSLHMTVQTAVLIETLVDLGADVRWVSCNIFSTQDHAAAAVVVGRNGTVDAPNGVPVYAWKGETLEEYWWCTEQALMWPDGHGPNMLLDDGGDATLLIHKGVEFEKARAVPAFNADSDPEEWGVILDLLRDQLAKNPGRWTKVAADIKGVTEETTTGVHRLYEMMKAGTLLFPAINVNDSVTKSKFDNLYGCRHSLTDGILRASDVMLAGKVAVICGYGDVGKGCAQALKGQGARVVITEIDPICALQAAMEGYQVTTLDEVVSTADIFITSTGNTGIITVEHMKRMKDKAIVGNIGHFDNEIDMAGLKKGGIERINIKPQFDEFVFPDGHSVLVLAEGRLLNLGCATGHPSFVMSASFSNQVIAQIELFGNTGKYEKKVYVLPKHLDEKVARLHLDKLGVKLTTLSAEQAAYIGVPVEGPYKPDHYRY, from the coding sequence GTGAACTCGCCGCTCGATCGCCCAGCCTTCAAGGTGAAGGACCTCTCGCTGGCCGAGTGGGGGCGCAAGGAGATCCGCCTCGCCGAGCACGAGATGCCGGGGTTGATGGCGATTCGTGGGGAGCACAAGGGGAAGTTCCCGTTGAAGGGGGCGCGGATCATGGGGTCGTTGCACATGACGGTCCAGACGGCCGTGCTGATCGAAACGCTCGTCGACCTGGGCGCCGACGTGCGCTGGGTGTCGTGCAACATCTTCTCCACGCAGGACCATGCGGCGGCGGCGGTCGTCGTCGGGCGCAACGGCACGGTCGACGCACCGAACGGCGTCCCCGTGTATGCGTGGAAGGGCGAGACGCTCGAGGAGTATTGGTGGTGCACGGAGCAGGCGCTCATGTGGCCCGACGGCCACGGCCCCAACATGCTGCTCGATGACGGTGGCGATGCGACGCTCCTCATCCACAAGGGAGTGGAGTTCGAGAAGGCGCGCGCCGTGCCGGCCTTCAACGCCGACAGCGATCCCGAGGAGTGGGGAGTCATCCTCGACCTCCTGCGCGACCAGCTGGCCAAGAACCCCGGGCGTTGGACGAAGGTCGCCGCCGACATCAAGGGCGTCACCGAAGAAACGACGACGGGCGTGCATCGCCTGTACGAGATGATGAAGGCGGGGACGCTCCTCTTCCCGGCCATCAACGTCAACGACTCGGTCACCAAGTCGAAGTTCGACAACCTGTATGGCTGCCGTCACTCGCTCACCGACGGGATCCTGCGCGCCAGCGACGTGATGCTGGCCGGCAAGGTGGCGGTGATCTGCGGTTACGGCGATGTAGGGAAGGGATGCGCCCAGGCGCTCAAGGGACAGGGGGCGCGCGTGGTGATCACCGAGATCGACCCCATCTGCGCGCTGCAGGCGGCGATGGAAGGGTACCAGGTGACGACGCTCGACGAGGTGGTTTCGACGGCGGACATCTTCATCACGTCCACGGGCAATACGGGGATCATCACCGTGGAGCACATGAAGCGGATGAAGGACAAGGCGATCGTCGGCAACATCGGCCACTTCGACAACGAGATCGACATGGCCGGGCTCAAGAAGGGTGGCATCGAGCGCATCAACATCAAGCCGCAGTTCGATGAGTTCGTCTTCCCCGACGGGCACTCGGTTCTCGTGCTGGCCGAAGGGCGCCTGCTCAACCTCGGCTGCGCCACCGGCCACCCCAGCTTCGTGATGTCGGCGTCGTTCTCGAACCAGGTGATCGCGCAAATCGAGCTGTTCGGGAACACGGGGAAGTACGAGAAGAAGGTGTATGTCCTCCCCAAGCACCTGGACGAGAAGGTGGCGCGGTTGCACCTGGACAAGCTCGGCGTGAAGCTGACCACGCTGAGCGCCGAGCAGGCGGCGTACATCGGCGTCCCGGTGGAGGGGCCGTACAAGCCGGATCACTACAGGTACTAA
- a CDS encoding DUF2339 domain-containing protein, whose protein sequence is MSDTSRLDALELAVARLARELVALRSEVRAARPVPDPQSAPRGVAPHDVAPRPVETTVHEHASGAPRHAPYVSDELRRMASAPSSSAQQAPPAPLPPVPPRSPRAGSAPSAAAWSPSFRYLERENLESLIGRYGTLALAAFTILMGVGAFVGWAVRNGLIGPEVRVALGSVAAIGVAMVGLRLRRGDSPRFGSVLLALALAIMHVVCWGAGPLLQVVPGAVALVVAAASSAALSTLAIREEDQSLFNIGFGGALLAPFVTSTRTGDPVLLLLYGGFVLAAGMRAMRDRAWARTPFVLGLGVAAYTAAASGQLADEETMVRAVAPALFAVAVAWLSILLVQGRARERVAVTALLAALGAIANMHPLPAWQAIRPPLAALVTISGFLVLTAQGATRWMGVLVGLVIPAGSWLVAISPLQGVDARPDGITSLLWAVGCAVAAWYDRDGARRWTAFTATAIGGMALVILLEGNDQATAIALAGYAAAVSLVLRQVPLGGIAFAAGGWLSVATALAFHLLDRRDDWLPRPFLTSASGVAAVVCAAWFVFAWNWARMGMAAGSAAFDLRRNLARILGAVVTFAWVHVELQHTVSLDVSTFLLVAYYAVTGVAAIGVGRARAIPPLRHVGLALAVLAAIKAMLATSSLGIGWRVGGYLLAGAFLLGVAYWYRGRGAGPGEATADVHSGAPHSSPTGDGASRGSANGAADSSAEGVAM, encoded by the coding sequence ATGTCCGACACTTCGCGCCTCGACGCACTCGAACTGGCGGTGGCCCGCCTGGCCAGGGAACTGGTAGCGCTGCGCTCGGAGGTGCGTGCAGCGCGCCCGGTCCCGGACCCCCAATCTGCGCCTCGCGGCGTAGCACCTCACGACGTTGCGCCTCGTCCGGTGGAGACGACCGTGCACGAGCATGCGAGCGGTGCGCCGCGGCATGCGCCGTACGTCTCGGACGAGCTGCGCCGCATGGCATCCGCTCCGTCGTCGTCTGCACAACAGGCGCCGCCAGCGCCATTGCCGCCGGTGCCACCGAGATCACCGCGCGCCGGATCGGCGCCGAGCGCTGCTGCGTGGTCTCCGTCGTTTCGCTATCTCGAGCGCGAGAACCTCGAGAGCTTGATCGGGCGCTACGGAACGCTCGCGCTGGCGGCGTTCACGATCCTGATGGGGGTCGGCGCCTTTGTTGGATGGGCGGTCCGCAACGGGCTCATCGGCCCCGAGGTGCGCGTGGCGCTGGGGAGTGTGGCGGCGATCGGCGTGGCGATGGTCGGGCTGCGATTGCGCCGCGGCGACTCGCCGCGCTTCGGGAGCGTCCTGCTTGCCCTCGCGCTCGCCATCATGCACGTCGTGTGTTGGGGGGCGGGGCCGCTGCTGCAGGTGGTGCCGGGTGCCGTGGCGCTCGTCGTCGCCGCGGCGTCGTCGGCGGCGCTTTCCACCCTCGCCATTCGCGAGGAGGACCAGTCGCTCTTCAACATCGGGTTTGGCGGTGCGCTGTTGGCGCCCTTCGTGACGTCGACGCGCACCGGTGACCCGGTGCTCCTCCTCCTGTACGGCGGGTTTGTGCTGGCGGCCGGGATGCGCGCAATGCGCGATCGCGCGTGGGCCAGGACGCCCTTTGTCCTTGGCCTGGGAGTCGCCGCCTACACAGCGGCAGCGAGCGGGCAACTGGCAGATGAGGAGACGATGGTGCGCGCCGTGGCGCCGGCGCTCTTTGCCGTCGCTGTCGCGTGGTTGTCGATCCTCCTCGTGCAGGGGCGTGCGCGCGAGCGTGTCGCCGTCACGGCGCTGCTGGCGGCGCTGGGAGCCATCGCCAATATGCATCCGCTCCCCGCCTGGCAAGCGATCCGGCCACCACTGGCAGCGCTGGTTACCATCTCGGGCTTCCTCGTGCTCACGGCGCAAGGGGCCACGCGCTGGATGGGAGTCCTCGTGGGGCTCGTGATCCCCGCGGGGAGCTGGCTGGTGGCAATTTCCCCCCTGCAGGGCGTGGATGCGCGCCCCGACGGAATTACCTCCCTGCTCTGGGCAGTTGGTTGCGCCGTCGCTGCATGGTACGATCGCGATGGCGCGCGGCGGTGGACCGCCTTCACGGCGACGGCCATTGGCGGAATGGCGCTGGTGATCCTGCTCGAGGGGAACGACCAGGCGACGGCGATCGCTCTCGCGGGGTACGCGGCGGCGGTGTCTCTGGTGCTGCGCCAGGTCCCGTTAGGCGGGATCGCGTTCGCGGCGGGGGGATGGCTGTCGGTGGCCACCGCGCTGGCGTTCCATCTCCTCGACCGTCGTGACGACTGGCTCCCGCGGCCCTTCCTCACCAGTGCGTCGGGCGTCGCGGCGGTGGTCTGCGCGGCGTGGTTTGTCTTTGCCTGGAACTGGGCGCGCATGGGAATGGCGGCCGGTTCCGCCGCCTTCGACCTGCGGCGGAACCTGGCGCGCATCCTCGGCGCCGTCGTCACCTTCGCGTGGGTGCATGTCGAGCTGCAGCACACCGTCTCGCTCGATGTCTCCACCTTTCTCCTCGTTGCGTACTACGCGGTGACCGGTGTGGCGGCGATCGGCGTGGGACGCGCGCGCGCCATTCCGCCGCTGCGGCACGTTGGGCTGGCGCTGGCGGTCCTGGCCGCGATCAAGGCGATGCTGGCGACGTCGTCGCTGGGGATCGGGTGGCGCGTGGGGGGCTATCTCCTCGCGGGTGCCTTCCTGCTGGGCGTGGCGTACTGGTATCGCGGGCGCGGTGCAGGGCCCGGTGAAGCGACAGCCGATGTGCATTCCGGCGCGCCTCACAGTTCGCCCACTGGTGACGGCGCCTCCCGTGGCTCCGCCAATGGCGCCGCGGACAGCTCCGCCGAGGGCGTCGCGATGTGA